Proteins encoded by one window of Conger conger chromosome 1, fConCon1.1, whole genome shotgun sequence:
- the golga5 gene encoding golgin subfamily A member 5, whose protein sequence is MSWFSDLARGAEDFLNKVDQGAATALTKHPGQVASSFSSSSYDSRDPADASPQYGSAYQNPAAQEQQQQQQHSYHTAHEPSRFLSAAAGNIMKSKSATVLAGTANAPLASAGGSSGSLKLSSGFVRPKKPEVDDDLLFDFLNSSDSASGGKREAVRERPRATASGEAASPPPAPPASSAPPAPTSASSSPRSARGLSRTSSLSSLSTSTHSVKTSEDSSAREPSQDTPESSDSGLAGPLEQTGPLEQTVEEAAPAPVEEPQSQVLSSLRLENQLLRSEVASLNQEMASLVQRAKDSQEELNQSRARADKWNSDQSRTDRAVRELRSQVDDLTEALSAKDGQLAVLKVRLDEADQLLQSRSSALEEAQHEKFRILQDHTEGNTLHSQAIQTLQERLREADSALKREQESYRKIQAEFAERLARVEAERQTLAEAVTGRERRGTEDRRRADELQQQAKSARAAAETAKQELQDYKHKASRILQSKEKLISSLKEGSGLEALEAGGAGALELEELRHEKELQREEVQRLQGQVQTLRAEIQDLEAQAVTEAESWREQLQEVQEQQEVQARAKLEVEGELERCKQELQYLEEEQHRVKNALQCRVKDREEEIQKLRNQLTNKTLSSSSQAELEGRLHQLTETLIQKQTVLEALGTEKSSLVFQLERLEQQLKSVQGGQANGPAINMSSMEAPGARLRNVPVLFNDHEGPGAGVYGKVRNAASTIDKFSIRLGIFLRRYPVARVFVILYMALLHLWVMVVLLTYTPEMHHEGPDGR, encoded by the exons atgTCTTGGTTTTCGGATCTGGCCAGGGGAGCGGAGGACTTCCTCAACAAAGTGGACCAAGGTGCAGCCACCGCTCTGACCAAACATCCAGGACAGGTCGcgtcctccttctcctcctcctcctacgACAGTCGAGACCCTGCCGATGCTTCCCCGCAGTACGGCTCTGCGTACCAAAACCCCGCCgcacaggagcagcagcagcagcagcagcacagctaCCACACCGCCCACGAGCCCTCCAGGTTCCTCTCCGCGGCTGCGGGCAACATCATGAAGTCCAAGTCGGCCACCGTGCTGGCGGGGACCGCGAACGCGCCCCTGGCGTCGGCGGGCGGGTCCTCCGGATCTCTGAAGCTCTCCTCCGGCTTCGTCCGGCCCAAGAAGCCGGAGGTCGACGACGACCTGCTCTTCGACTTCCTCAACAGCTCGGACTCGGCCTCCGGCGGGAAGAGGGAGGCCGTGCGGGAGAGGCCCCGAGCGACCGCGTCGGGGGAGGCAGCGtcgcctcctcctgctcctccggcCTCCAGCGCTCCTCCGGCCCCCACgtccgcctcctcctccccccgctCCGCCCGCGGCCTCTCCAGAACCTCCAGCCTCAGCTCCCTCTCCACCAGCACCCACAGTGTGAAGACCTCTGAGGACAGCTCCGCCAGAGAGCCCAGCCAAG acacgCCGGAGAGCTCAGACTCGGGGCTGGCGGGGCCCCTGGAGCAGACAGGGCCCCTGGAGCAGACGGTGGAGGAGGCGGCCCCGGCCCCGGTGGAGGAGCCTCAGAGCCAGGTCCTGTCCAGCCTGCGTCTGGAGAACCAGCTGCTGCGCAGCGAGGTGGCCTCGCTCAACCAGGAGATGGCCTCCCTCGTACAGAGAGCCAAAGACTCGCAGGAGG AGCTGAACCAGTCCCGGGCGCGTGCTGACAAATGGAACTCGGATCAGTCGCGCACGGACCGCGCGGTCAGAGAGCTCCGGTCGCAGGTTGATGACCTCACAGAGGCCCTCTCGGCCAAGGACGGGCAGCTGGCGGTTCTGAAGGTCCGTCTGGACGAGGCCGACCAGCTCCTGCAGTCCCGCAGCTCGGCGCTGGAGGAAGCCCAGCACGAGAAGTTCAG GATCCTGCAGGACCACACGGAGGGGAACACTCTGCACTCCCAGGCCATCCAGACCCTCCAGGAGAGGCTGCGGGAGGCCGATTCCGCCCTGAAGCGGGAGCAGGAGAGCTACCGGAAGATTCAG GCGGAGTTTGCGGAGCGGCTGGCGCGGGTGGAGGCCGAGCGGCAGACCCTGGCGGAGGCGGTGACGGGCAGGGAGCGGCGGGGGACGGAGGACCGGCGGCGCGCGGACGAGCTCCAGCAGCAGGCCAAGAGCGCCAGAGCCGCCGCGGAGACCGCCAAGCAGGAGCTGCAGGACTACAAACACAAGGCCTCACGCATCCTGCAG TCCAAAGAGAAGCTGATCAGCAGCCTGAAGGAGGGCTCGGGGCTGGAGGCGCTGGAGGCCGGCGGGGCCGGGGccctggagctggaggagctgcggCATGAGAAGGAGCtccagagagaggaggtgcagagacTGCAGGGCCAGGTGCAGACGCTCCGCGCTGAGATacag GACCTGGAGGCGCAGGCGGTGACGGAGGCGGAGTCCTGGAgggagcagctgcaggaggtgcaggagcagcaggaggttcAGGCACGGGCCAagctggaggtggagggggagctGGAGCGCTGCAAACAG gagcTGCAGTacctggaggaggagcagcaCCGTGTGAAGAACGCGCTCCAGTGCCGGGTGAAGGACCGAGAGGAGGAAATCCAGAAACTCAGGAACCAG CTGACCAATAAGACGCTGAGCAGCAGCAGCCAGGCGGAGCTGGAGGGCCGGCTGCACCAGCTGACGGAGACGCTGATCCAGAAGCAGACGGTGCTGGAGGCCCTGGGCACGGAGAAGAGCTCGCTGGTCTTCCAGCTGGAGAGGCTGGAGCAGCAGCTGAAGAGCGTGCAGGGGGGCCAGGCCAACGGGCCCGCCATCAACATGAGCAGCATGGAGGCGCCAG GCGCTCGTCTGCGGAACGTGCCGGTCCTCTTCAACGACCACGAAGGCCCCGGAGCTGGCGTGTACGGGAAAGTGCGCAATGCGGCAAGCACCATAGACAAATTCAG CATCCGGCTAGGAATCTTCCTGCGACGTTACCCCGTGGCGAGAGTCTTTGTAATACTCTATATG GCACTACTGCACCTGTGGGTCATGGTTGTTCTGCTGACGTACACGCCAGAAATGCACCACGAGGGCCCTGACGGAAGatag